One Algoriphagus sp. Y33 genomic window, AAGGCAAATCAGATGGACTAGGCAGACCTTTGCTCTATGGCACATCGGACAAGTTTATGGAGTACTTTGGTATTAATTCTCTGAAAGATCTGCCTCAACCAAAAGATTTTTCGCAACCGGAAAACCAGATAGGAGAGGAGCGGGATTAATGAGTTTGCAGAGATCAGTGACAGTAAGCAGAAGGTTTGGGAGGAAACCTGAAAATCCTTTAGTCTAACGATTTTACTTTGGCCAGTTGGGCGATCAAGTACTTTTTGCCGGATTTTACTTCATGGCATAGTACTCTTGTCCTTCTTGTTTCTCCTTTTTCAAATTCCCTTCCGGAAAGTAAAAATCGGCTTCCGGGTTTTATGTCGGATAGGAAAACAATATCTGGGCTGGCACTTCTGTCATCGTATTTGCTCATTTCCTTCATTAGAAAAAGATCCGCAGCCGAACTGGCTTTCGGGTTTTTCATATACTTGCGTAGAGGAATCAATAAGTCTATAGGAAAAAAATCGGTTGAGAGAATGGGAAAAATTAATTTCTGAAAAGTCGATTTCCACTCTCTCCCATGTGGAGGAATTTCCATTCCGAATCTTACGAAGGCATGAAGATGTGCTACTTCGTGGATATAAGTAAGCAGAAATTGGAAGGGGTTAAGATCTGCATTGATCGTGATGGTCTGGATTTGACGATCTCTTCTATACCTGAAATCCCCAAGTTTTGTCTTTCGGGATGCTGTAGTTTTAAATGAAAAAGGTTCTTTTTCCCAAAGTTCGACTGCATAATTGATGGCAGCAGTAGGAATTTTTTGTGCCAGTATTTCCTTTAGTTTTTCAGACCCGCTCATACCGAAAAATACAAAAAAAGAGCCCCGCAATGCGGAGCTCAATGCATTTAGAAAAGGAAGAATTATTGAGCTGGCTCAATAACATCAGTGCTGTCTATTACTACAGTAGTATCAGCGTCTTCGATGATGATTTCTTCCTCTACAACAGGCTCTTCAACTACCTCGATAGTCTCAACAGTCTCTTCTTTTACTTCTTTGTTACCGCATGAAGCTACAGCGAACATGCTAGCGATTGCGAAAATTGCAAATACCTTTTTCATTTTTTGTGGTTTTCTTAATTACACAGCAAAGGTATTACAGTTTTGATCAATAAAACAATAGACCGTTTAAATATATTTTATTTGTTTTTGTAAATAATTTTGATCGGAACTCCTTCAAAATCAAAGTTTTCACGGAGTCTGTTTTCCAGATATCTTGTATAGGGGGATTTGATGTACTGGGGCAGGTTACAGAAGAATGCAAACACTGGATTTTTTGTCGGAAGTTGGGTGGAATATTTGATCTTGATGTACTTCCCTTTCCATGCGGGTGGGGGATAGCGTTCTATTTCGGCAAGCATCACATCGTTCAGCTTGGAAGTAGGGATACGCCGGGTTTTGTTTTCGTAGACTTTCACTGCCAATTCTATTGCTTGGAAGATTCTTTGCTTTTCGAGCACAGAGGTGAAGATGATCGGAATCCATTTGTTTTCTCCCAATTTCTCCAACATATCATCCTTTATTTTTCCCATGGTTTTATGATCCTTATCGATCAAATCCCATTTGTTTACCATGATCATCACGCCCTTGTTGTTTTTGATGGCAAGGGAAATCAAGTTCATGTCCTGGGATTCAAGACCCCTTGTGGCATCCACCATTACGATCACTACGTCCGACTCTTCCAGAGTTCTTAAAGAACGCATGACAGAGTAGAACTCTACATCTTCCGTCACCTTGGACTTCTTTCTGATCCCGGCAGTGTCTGTGATGATAAAATCCTGCCCATAGAGCTGATAACGTGTATGGATAGAGTCTCGTGTAGTACCGGCTTCATCTGTTACGATGGAGCGGTCTTTGCCTATCAGTGCATTCAGGAATGATGATTTTCCCACGTTCGGTCTTCCCAGAATTGAAATCTTGGGAGTGTCTGCATCGGGATCTTCAACCCCTTCTTCTTCGAAATGGGTAATCACGGCATCCAAAAGCTCGCCTGTACCACTTCCGCTAGCAGAAGCTACCGGGTAGACTTCGAAGTCACTTACCCCCAACGAATAAAATTCATGGGCTGCAAAACTTTTTTCTTGGTTATCCGCCTTATTTGCGACGACATAAATAGGCTTTTTGCTACTTCTGAGTTCCTTGGCAAATTCGCTATCCAGATCAGTAAGACCCGTATGACAATCCACAATGAAAAGAATCACATCCGCTTCCTCAATGGCAAGCTTTACCTGCTTTCGGATTTCCGCCTCATACATGTCTTCCGAGCCTGTGACGTATCCGCCGGTGTCAATTACCGAGAAGAACTTCCCCGCCCACTGTGCGTGTCCGTAGTGACGATCACGGGTGACACCGCTCATATTGTCTTCAATCGCCTTGCGTTCTTCTACCAGACGGTTGAAAAGAGTGGATTTGCCCACGTTAGGCCTTCCTACTATCGCTACTATATTTGCCATGATTAGGTTGGGTCGTACCCAAATTTTTTCAGTTTCAGTTTATTTTTTCTCCAGTCTTGCTCCACCTTCACGAAGGTTTCGAGGAAGACCTTCTTGCCGAAGAACTTTTCCAGTTCTTCACGGGCTTGTATTCCTACTTTTTTCAGCGCAGCGCCTTTGTCGCCGATGATGATTCCTTTTTGGCTATCCCTCTCGACGTATATGATTGCACGGACGCTGATTATGTTTTTTTTCACTTTGAAGTCTTCGATAGAGACTTCAGAGCTATATGGAATCTCTTTTTTATAATTCTCAAAGATTTTTTCACGGATGATCTCAGAGGCAAAGAACCGTTCTGATCTATCGGAAAGTTCCTCTTTGTCATAAAATGCAGGATGTTCAGGTAGTCTGTCCAAGATTTCCTGCATGATTTTTTCTGTGTTGAATTTTTCTCCTGCAGAAATAGGAATGACAAGTTCTGACTTGATTCTGGATGTCCAGTAGGCAGTTACTTCCTCCAATTGCCCCGGTTTTGCTAGATCAATTTTATTGATGACCAATAATACGGGGACTTCGGACTCGTTGATTTTCTCGATCACATGCTCAATATCCGCGTCTGTTTCGAATAGATCGGTGACAAAAAGGATAATGTCCGCATCTTCCAGAGAGATGTTTACGAAACTCATCATATTCTTCTGAAGTTCGTACTGAGGTTTGAGCATTCCGGGAGTATCGGAAAAAACTATTTGATAGTTTTCGGAATTTGTCAGGCCTACAATTCTGTGGCGTGTGGTCTGCGCTTTAGAAGTTATGATCGAAACTCGCTCACCCACAAGGATATTCATCAATGTAGACTTGCCCACATTTGGTTTTCCTATGATGTTGACGAAGCCTGCTTGATGTTTTTGTGAATCCATTGTAGAAATTTTTTACAAAGGTACTTGATTTTGTAGAGTTTCTCCTTACCTTTGTACCACAATATCGGAGAAGGCTAGCAGCCAGGAGCGGGATTGACAGCCGGAAGGGCTTAAAGTTAGAAATTCTTAGAATTAAAAATATATCGCGGGATGGAGCAGTTGGTAGCTCGTCGGGCTCATAACCCGAAGGTCACAGGTTCGAGTCCTGTTCCCGCTACTAAATCGGCAAAAGAGGCATAATCCAGATTAAGTTCGGGTATGCCTCTTTCTTTTTTACCCATAACCTGCTGTAAATAAGCAATGTACGAAAACGCAAAATTTATCCTGGTGGTTCGACACTTGTCTGTTTTCCTGTTATAGCTAATACCCTCCGGAAATATCAATCGCTGGATACTTTGCTTAGTGATATAGTCGCTGGAATGCCACTTAGCAGGCAGTTTTGAGGCATATTCCATAGTCAGATCA contains:
- a CDS encoding SprT-like domain-containing protein, coding for MSGSEKLKEILAQKIPTAAINYAVELWEKEPFSFKTTASRKTKLGDFRYRRDRQIQTITINADLNPFQFLLTYIHEVAHLHAFVRFGMEIPPHGREWKSTFQKLIFPILSTDFFPIDLLIPLRKYMKNPKASSAADLFLMKEMSKYDDRSASPDIVFLSDIKPGSRFLLSGREFEKGETRRTRVLCHEVKSGKKYLIAQLAKVKSLD
- the era gene encoding GTPase Era; this encodes MDSQKHQAGFVNIIGKPNVGKSTLMNILVGERVSIITSKAQTTRHRIVGLTNSENYQIVFSDTPGMLKPQYELQKNMMSFVNISLEDADIILFVTDLFETDADIEHVIEKINESEVPVLLVINKIDLAKPGQLEEVTAYWTSRIKSELVIPISAGEKFNTEKIMQEILDRLPEHPAFYDKEELSDRSERFFASEIIREKIFENYKKEIPYSSEVSIEDFKVKKNIISVRAIIYVERDSQKGIIIGDKGAALKKVGIQAREELEKFFGKKVFLETFVKVEQDWRKNKLKLKKFGYDPT
- the der gene encoding ribosome biogenesis GTPase Der — its product is MANIVAIVGRPNVGKSTLFNRLVEERKAIEDNMSGVTRDRHYGHAQWAGKFFSVIDTGGYVTGSEDMYEAEIRKQVKLAIEEADVILFIVDCHTGLTDLDSEFAKELRSSKKPIYVVANKADNQEKSFAAHEFYSLGVSDFEVYPVASASGSGTGELLDAVITHFEEEGVEDPDADTPKISILGRPNVGKSSFLNALIGKDRSIVTDEAGTTRDSIHTRYQLYGQDFIITDTAGIRKKSKVTEDVEFYSVMRSLRTLEESDVVIVMVDATRGLESQDMNLISLAIKNNKGVMIMVNKWDLIDKDHKTMGKIKDDMLEKLGENKWIPIIFTSVLEKQRIFQAIELAVKVYENKTRRIPTSKLNDVMLAEIERYPPPAWKGKYIKIKYSTQLPTKNPVFAFFCNLPQYIKSPYTRYLENRLRENFDFEGVPIKIIYKNK